One window from the genome of Plasmodium relictum strain SGS1 genome assembly, chromosome: 12 encodes:
- a CDS encoding GTPase, putative produces the protein MILLQLTVIGYLNTGKTSLINSIMNNDIVYNYTHTDMPMIYYKVHKDKNKSFCVEIEDTCLETDINRFTNMLRKEITAKKDSLKNPIFSYFENPSIPFSKDDPYNSISYGRMAYFLVFDLSNASTFDYVKMIYLKMASIYDKYYTLKPFISLVGNKCDLVKEDNELIRQAENFATENMVQLWLTSAHTGKNVKKLFLHMVNMVYNNTNLWKYDIEESGSESSES, from the exons atgaTTTTATTACAGTTAACAGTTATTGGTTACCTAAATACAGGAAAAACATCATTAATTAATTCTATTATGAATAATGATATTGTCTATAATTATACACATACAGACATGcctat gaTATATTATAAAGTACACaaggataaaaataaaagtttttgTGTTGAAATAGAAGATACTTGTCTTGAAACGGATATAAACCGTTTCACTAATATGTTAAGAAAAGAGa TAACAGCGAAAAAGGATAGTTTGAAAAACCCCATATTCAGTTACTTTGAAAATCCATCTATTCCTTTTAGTAAAGATGATCCTTATAATTCAATTAGTTATG gAAGGATGGcttattttttagtttttgaTCTTTCTAATGCATCTACATTTGATTAtgtaaaaatgatttatttaaaaatggccagtatatatgataaatattat acATTAAAACCATTTATATCTCTTGTAGGAAATAAGTGTG aTTTAGTAAAGGAAGATAATGAATTAATTAGACAAGCAGAAAATTTCGC tacTGAAAATATGGTGCAGTTGTGGTTAACTTCTGCTCATACAggaaaaaatgtaaaaaag ttattCCTTCATATGGTTAATATGGTTTATAACAATACTAATTTATGGAAATATGACATAGAAGAA tctGGATCTGAATCATCCGAAAGTTAA